One Mugil cephalus isolate CIBA_MC_2020 chromosome 12, CIBA_Mcephalus_1.1, whole genome shotgun sequence DNA segment encodes these proteins:
- the nifk gene encoding MKI67 FHA domain-interacting nucleolar phosphoprotein, with amino-acid sequence MTESKGDAAIEPGKELLALNPAQESEFKKKVREVKKKKKSGKRTHLTPGVVYVGHLPVGLFEPQLRSYFGQFGNILRLRLSRSKKTGGSKGYAFVEFDCDEVAKIVAETMNNYLMGERLIQCHVIPPEKVHEKMFVGSHREFKKPSLPAVKRYNTKHSAEQIAKMTEKLLRKESKLRKRLAARGIDYDFPGFASQVPPKKKSSDAANASTCSDDTTPVCTPSVLERRKSMVAGDDDADDEIVIKMPAVEVDEECSGEEESESDEDEDEEAGDDSESEEASEEEQ; translated from the exons ATGACCGAAAGTAAAGGAGACGCGGCTATCGAGCCGGGCAAGGAGCTGCTGGCTCTGAACCCAGCGCAGGAGTCCGAGTTCAAGAAGAAGGTGCGGgaggtgaaaaagaagaagaaatccgGCAAG AGGACTCATTTAACTCCAGGAGTGGTTTATGTCGGCCACCTGCCAGTGGGTCTGTTTGAGCCTCAGCTCAGATCGTACTTCGGACAGTTTGGGAACATCCTGAGGCTGCGCTTGTCCAGGAGCAAGAAG ACTGGTGGAAGCAAAGGCTATGCTTTTGTAGAGTTTGACTGCGATGAAGTTGCTAAGATTGTGGCAGAGACTATGAACAATTACCTCATGGGAGAGAGGCTCATCCAAT GTCACGTTATTCCACCAGAGAAGGTGCATGAGAAGATGTTTGTTGGCTCCCACAGGGAATTTAAAAAACCTTCACTTCCTGCCGTGAAACGCTACAACACGAAACACTCGGCAGAGCAGATTGCCAAGATGACAGAGAAGCTCCTGCGCAAAGAGTCCAAGCTCCGCAAACGGCTGGCAGCACGCGGCATCGACTATGACTTCCCAGGATTT GCTTCTCAGGTGCCTCCGAAGAAGAAGTCCTCCGATGCCGCGAATGCATCAACGTGTAGTGAT GACACCACTCCAGTCTGCACACCCTCCGTGCTGGAGAGGAGGAAGTCCATGGTCGCCGGTGACGATGACGCAGATGACGAAATCGTCATCAAGATGCCGGCTGTAGAGGTGGATGAAGAATgctctggagaggaggagagtgagagcgatgaggacgaggacgaggaggcggGGGACGACTCAGAAAGTGAGGAAGCAAGTGAAGAGGAGCAGTGA